The window GCGCACGCTATGGAAGAAGAATAGCGGGAACAGGTCTATAAATACAAAACTCTTGTTAACTCTTGTTGTGATTACGTTAATTGGACGCTTTTTTCTACTGTGTTGTTTATCTTTAAGAAAAACACAAAGAAAATGAAGAAAGATAACAGCACAAACGACAAAGATTTAAAGTACAATCCTGAAATTACAAAGGAAGATAAAGACTTGCTGAGACAAGATAATGCGCATTTACACAGCGATGCCAGCTCTGACGAGTTGCTGAGAAACCGAAAAGACAAAGTTGATTTTGCTGGTAAAGACCTTGATATTCCTGGAAGAAATGAAGCCAAAAAAGGAAATGGTCCTAACGGCCTAAATGACGAGGAGAATAAAATCCACAGTCAAGGCGGCGAGCGCAACAACAACCTAGAACGCAACGACGCGTCTAGATAGACCAATTCTTACGAATTTAAAACTGTCTAAAAAGTAGAATATCAAGCTAATTGGTTTGTGTTTTTTAGACAGTTTGCTTTTAGGGTATTTTTGGCTCGGTATTCTTCTGATATGATAAATTAAATAGGTGTGATGGATGATAATTCCGCTTTCGCGAAAGCGAGATAACATAAACACTTAGAAAGAAACACGATCTGAAAATAACTTATCTATCAACAGAACCTTATTTTTGTATTTCATCTTACGATATCTAAATGAATCTAGTTTTTCTATGAAAATCGAACATATATTATATGATTATTTGATTGAAACAGGCGTTTCGGAAGCTACTGCTGGTTACCTCAATGCCGCTGCCCTACTCATTGGTTTATTGATCCTAGCACTATTGCTGGACGTCGTGATTAAAAGAATTATTATAGGTGTTTTTGCTCGGTTTGCTGGTAAAACGAGAACCAACTTTGATGATTTACTGATTCAGAATAATGTGCCGCGTAATGTGGCGCATATTGTGCCTTTACTACTGGTTTTGGAATTTATACCGCAAGTCTTGGTAGATTTTCCTTATGTAGAAAATTTGATAGAAAAAGGACTGCAGGTTTTTGGTATTATTCTAACATTGTGGATTGTACGAAGTATTCTAGGTACGTTTAAGGATTACTTTAAAACCTTACCACGATTTAATGACAAGCCTATAGATAGCTACATTCAGGTATTTATGATTTTTGCATGGATCATAGGGACATTATCGGCTTTTGCGATCATTACAGGAATCGAGTTCATCAAATTTGTTACGACTATAGGAACGGCATCTGCTATTATCATTCTTGTTTTTAGAGATACGATTCTAGGTTTTGTCGCAAGTATTCAAGTTTCGGTAAACGATATGGTGCGTATAGGTGATTGGGTCACCTTTGAAAAATATGGCGCCGATGGTGATGTGATCGAGATCAATTTATCTACGGTAAAGGTTCAAAATTTTGATTTGACTATCACTACCATTCCTACTTATGCATTGATTTCTGACTCGTTTAAAAACTGGCGAGGCATGCAAAATTCTGGTGGTCGACGCATCAAACGTGCCTTAAGTATTAAATTAGATAGCATATCTTATTTAACTTCAAATGAAGTAGATAAGTTAAAAGAAATAGAACTTATCAGTAGCTATTTAGAATCCCGTCAAGCAGATATTAATTCCTTTAACGAGAACAACGAAATCAACAAAGCAGCACTCATCAATGGTAGAAATTTAACTAACATAGGTGTCTTTAGAAAATACATGCAAACTTATATAGAGAATCATTCTGGTGTGAATAAAGACATGATGATTATGGTACGACAACTACCGCCAGGGGCTCATGGAATTCCTATCGAGATGTATGCCTTCAGTAGTGATAAACGATGGAAAAACTACGAGTACATCATGGCCGATATTTTTGATCACCTGATTGCCGCAGTTCCATATTTTAATCTAGAACTTTATGAATTGCCTAGTAATTCTAGTTTTAAAGGACTCATTTCTGAGCCAACTTCTAAATAACTTTTACTCGTCCTTAGAGGTTTTCTTCACGTATTCCGTAAGAATGACAATGTTAATACCATTTACACGACCTTCCACTTGACCAGCATTATCATAAACTAAAGTAATGTTGCGTACTGGCGTACCACGTTTTGCGGTAAAACCAGCACCTTTTACGTCGAGATCTTTAATTAAAACGATACTATCACCTCTTTGTAAAATATTACCGTTTACATCTTTGTGAATGATTTTTGGACCGCGCTGGATACCGTCTTCAGCCCATTGTTTGGTATCCTCTTCCATATACATCATATCGATGAGATCTACCGGCCAGCCGTGAGGTCTTAATTGGTCTAACATACGATATACCACAACTTGAACCGCAGGAACTGGACTCCACATAGAATCATTGAGCGCTCGCCAGTGATTAGGATCTACTAGGCTTTCATCTTCTAGCTGCGTTCTACAAGTCTCACAAGCTAGAATAGATGTGTCTTTTACGTTTTTAGGAGAATCGGGCACTTCATAAACGTCTAGGTGAACTTTTTGCTCTAGACTATCTGTTGCGCCGCATAATTCGCAAGCGTTTCCTGATCGTTCTTCCAATTGTTTAAGCAGTTCTGACATGTGTTAAATTTTTAAGATTGCAATATTACATTTTCTCTTAACAGTTTTACAAGTGATCCAGCTATTTGTTCCTTTGAATTCTTACGTTTAAACAATTTGATTTTATGTTTTTACTAATCGGAATGAAATTCTTGCAACAATTCCGGTCTTTAAATTCACTCACGTTCAAAGTGAGATTCATTTATTATAACTAAATTTCTCTTTTTACAAACACTATGAAAAGAACTCTATTCATTATCCTCCTAATTTGTATCAGTTGCAAAGAGAAAAAAGAAGATACACCTAAAGATCCAGTGAACGTTGAAATCATCTCCACTGAAGATTATGAATTACACAAAGTAAAAAAATCGACAAAATTATTGATCGTTTTTCCTGGTGGCGGAACTACATCTCAGGAAACTAAAGCCGATTTTAAAATATTAGACAAAGCGACAAGTCAAGGTATGTCTGTTTTGTTAATGAACTTTGGTAGATTATATCTAGATGAATCCACCACAACAGCACTATCTTCTTTGCTAGAAAAAGCTGTTGAAGATCATCAATTACCGACAGATCATATTATCATGGGCGGCATGTCCATAGGTGGTTCTACTTCTCTAATGCTTGCTAATCATCTTCATAAAACCGAATCCAAAGTTGCACCAGACAAGACATTTATAATAGATTCTCCCATTGATTTGTATGCCTTGTACGAAAGTTCTAAAAAAGATGTACTAAGAACAGATTTTAGTGAACGCCGACTAGCCGAACCTAAATTTCTAGTAGACCTATTTGAAAACAATTTTAAAGGTACAACTACCGTACTGGATAATATTCAAGAAGTATCTCCTGTAACTTTGAAAACCGACAATTTTGAGAACATCAAATATTTAAAAAACGAAAGTCTGCTTTTTTACACGGAGCCAGATACCTTGTGGCTTAAAGAAACAAGACAAGTTGATTTTGAAAGCAGCAATGCCTACACCATTCAAAAAACTGCAGCTTTATTGAACAAAAGTGGCTGGGAAAATGTAGAACTCATACAAACTAAAAACAAAGGTTTCCGTAGCGATGGAACTAGAAATCCGCATAGTTGGTCTATCGTGGATGTGGATGAATTCTTAGAATGGGTGGAGAAGAAATGATTGCTAGTATCATTGCGGGAGTCTTAATTATTACAGCAATTGTATTGGCTTACATAGGTAAGTCATCTCGTAAACTTACAGAAGTTCATAAAAGCTTTGATTTATTAGAAAGGCAAGAGGAATTTGAAAAAGAATTACTGGAGATACTATTTGAGCATCCTATTTATAGAACAGTTATTGTAGAATTTAATTCTTATTACGTTCAGTATTTAGTTACAGAAATCAAGCAAGGAAGAGAATTCTATTGTGAAATCATGAGTGAAACCTATCTAAGAGAATTAAATTTCTCCATAGATAATATTGATCTTCCCTATTCAGAAACTCTTGGTTTTAGTAAAAATCAGGATTTTGTAGAAACCGTTAATTTCAATAAAATATATCATCCGAAAAAAGAAGGAAATCAAGAAGAAATATTAAGTGATTTATATTTTATTATGGAGAACGTTTATAAAGTCTCCAAATCTACTCTTGTGCTACTAAAATATTTCTAAATCCTTTACAACAAAACACTTCCATCTATTTTACTCATCACCGCTTGTGCTGCGGCTTTTCCGTTGAGCATGGCGGCATTAAGCGATCCATTACTTAAGTGATCACCAGCTAGAAAAACATGCTCAGTAAGCTGGGTTTCTGTAGGATGCATGCAATTGTTGAGTGAATTTAATTGTGGTAAAGCTTTGTTGATGTGAAACATTTTAATCAAGCTGCTTGCTTTGATATCTGTTTCTTCTCTTAATTCTTTAATTACTCGCTCGGTTAATTGCTCGTTGTTCAATGTGTGCTTTTTTACCACTGAAACACTAATGATGTTTTTATGATCATCAAAAACGTCTTGAAGAAAATGGAAGTTATTGATCAAAGAATCTTCGTTTGTGACAAGTCCAATGATAGCCTCGTCAAAACCTGTATGATCGGTATCTAAATAAAGAACCGTTACTTGATGCCAGTTTTGCTCTTGATTTGCCAGATTAGGAACTAATTTTCCTGCAGGCGTAGCGATTATGGTAAAGTCGGCCGTTGCTTTTTCTCCGTTTTCAAAGGTGATTTCATTACCAACTATAGAAGACACGTTCTTGCCCAAAATCAGCGATTCCTTAGGTAATTGAGCAGCTAATTGCTCTGGAATGGCTTTAATTCCTTGCGCTGGAATCGTCGCGTTTCCTTCGGTAAACATTTTAAATACAAATTCAAACATTCTGCTACTGGTAGCAAGTTCTGTTTCAAGAAAGATTCCCGCATAAAATGGTTTGAAAAAACTATTGATCATTTTAGCCGAAAAACCATAGTCTTGAAGGTAAGCTAAGGTTGTTACCTCAGGAGATGAAAATATCTCTTGAACCGATTTTTGTTTCAGCTTTCGCGAAAGCGAGAACACCAGCCATTTATCTTTTATACTTCCTACTCCAGCAACAATGGTGCTCCATAAAAAACTTGAATTTCTAGAAGCATCGCCTAAACGGTATTTTTTACCATCTTTGAAGACGATAGAACCAGGAACAAATTTTCTCAATTTGAGCGCTTCTACATCTAGAAACTCTTGAACTGCAGGATAAGCGTCCAGCATGACTTGAAAGCCGTGATCAAGAATTTGAGATCTAGAAACATCACTATGCACGCGACCACCTACAAAGGAGTTGGCTTCATAAATAGTGGTTTGATAACCTGCTTTTTGCAATGTGATAGCCGCTGTAAGACCGCTTACTCCAGCTCCTATGATAGCTATAGATGGTTGGTTTTCTTTCATGCCGTAAAAATACATGAGAGTTTTCTATTATAAAGTTTTTAATTAATGCTTAACATAAAGATTTACGCTACAATTTATCTTTACATTAAAACCATAAAATGCTTTTACCATCCCAACCAGAAGATGTTGATCTGTCTCAAACGATTACAGAAACTACTGTTTCTTACTACGAACAATTTATTGCGTTCATACCTAGACTAGGTTTAGGGCTTGCGATCATAATTTTAGGAATTCTTATTGCGACACTTTTAGGGAATATTACTCGTAAAAGTGTGCGTTTTAGAACCAAAGATCCGCTAATGAGTCGCTTTTTAGGCAAGGCGATACGTGTCATGTTTATCATTATTTTTATCATGATTGCATTGCGAGCGGCTGGTTTAGGCGATATAAGTGCTGGAATTCTTGCTACTGCAGGTGCAAGTGCGGTAGTTCTAGGTTTTGCTTTTAAAGACATCGGTCAGAACTTTATTGCCGGAATAATTTTAAGTTTTAATCGTCCTTTTAATGTAAATGATACAGTAGAAATAGGCGATAACTTTGGCCGAATTAAAGAATTAGGGTTCCGTCATACAAAATTGAAGACCTTTGATGGTAAAGATGTTTACATTCCTAATTCTGACGTGATCACCACACCAGTTACTAATTATACTGAAGACGGTTTCTTTAGATGGGATTTTATTGTAGGTGTTGATTATGATGATGATATCAACGGCGCCAAAGCCACCATCATGGAAGCTCTTAATGCAGATCCAAAAGTCGTTACTGATGAGGAACATGTTAATTATGTGATTGAAGATGAATTGGCCACCAGTACGGTCAATTTAAAAGTCTTCTTTTGGGTAGATACCTTTGACTTTGGCCGTATTGCAAACACTACTCGAGGTCGCGTAATAGGAAATGTTATGAGAGCACTTATGAAAGAAGGTTACTATTTACCAGCAGATATTCAGGAAATCAAGCTCTATGGAAGAGATTCTGAATTACCTTTGTCACTTCAAGATAAAAGAGATACTAAAAATGCTTAAATTCTTTAAATACCTAGCTATAGTAGAAGGATATTCCTTCTTATTCATTTTATTTTTGACCATGCCTTTAAAATATTTAGGCGGTATTTTATTACCTAATAAAATTATGGGAATGGCTCACGGATTTCTATTTCTAGCCTATGTGGTAGTTGCTATAGTCGTAGGTCAAATGCTGAAATGGAAATTTAAAGACCAATTAATCGTCCTTGCGATGTCTGTTGTTCCTTTTGGAACCTTCTGGATGGAAGAAAAATACCTTGAAAAAGAGATAGAAAAAGCAGCTTAAATAGCATGAAACATATTTCTAGTCCTCATAATGCGATCGTACGTCATGTAGAACAATTACAACGTAAAAGTAAAACACGTAAAAAAGAAGGGCTTTTTATTATCGAAGGACATCGCGAGATTCAACTAGCTGTACGCGGTGGTTTTGAGATTGAAAAATTGTTAGTTTGCGGTTCCATTTTGCTAGAAAATGAAGATTATACGCCTCAAGATGTGTATCAGAAATTAGATATTGATACCACACCAGAAGTCATTTCTGTGACCAGTGAAGTGTACGAAAAGATTGCTTATCGAAGTGGTACGGAAGGTTGTATCGCTTTCGCGAAAGCGAAATCATTATCACTATCAGATTTACAATTAACAGAACAACCATTAATCCTCATAGCAGAGTCCGTTGAGAAACCTGGTAATCTGGGCGCTTTACTAAGAACTGCCGATGCTGCAAAAGTCGATGCCGTAATCATTGCAAATCCTACTGGAGATTTATATAATCCTAATGTTGTAAGATCGAGTTTAGGCTGTGTATTCACTGTTCCTACAGCAATGGGAACTACTAAAGAGGTAACTGATTTCTTGAAAAAATCCTCGATAGATTTATATGCGGCTACTTTGCAAAGTAGCGAGCGATATGATGCAATCGATTATAAAAAAGGTAGCGCCATCGCCGTAGGAACAGAAGCAACTGGACTTTCTGAAGAGTTGAGAGCCGCTGCTACTGCTAACATTATTATACCTATGTCTGGTGAAATTGATTCCATGAACGTGTCAGTTAGTGCCGCAATTTTGATCTTTGAAGCAAAAAGACAACGAGATTTTAAATAAACTATTTTATAGCTGAATGACTTATACAACCATTTTTTACACCATCATAGGAATTTTAATATTTGATTTTCTTCTTGAGCGCATTCTAGGTTTTTTAAATTATACTTGGTATTCAAAACCAGTTCCTAAAGAACTAGAAGATGTTTATGATGACGCTGAGTATCAAAAATCTCAAGATTATAAAAAGACCAACTTTAAATTTGGACTTATTTCTAGTACGTTTTCGTTTATAGGAATCTTGGTGTTCTTGTTTTTAGATGGATTTGCATTTGTTGATGAGCTTGCAAGAAGTTATGTAGATCATGAAATATGGGTAGCTTTAGTCTTTTTTGGAATTATCATGCTCGCAAGTGAGATCATTTCACTTCCTTTTTCCATATATGGAATTTTTGTGATTGAAGAACAATTTGGGTTTAATAAAACAACCGTAAAAACATTTATTCTAGATAAAATTAAAGGCTATTTACTGACAGCCGTTTTAGGTGGTGGACTTATTGCTCTTATTATTTTTTGTTACAATTGGGCTGGAGACAATTTCTGGTGGTATGTGTGGATCTTGATATTTGCCATCTCTTTGTTCATGAATATGTTTTATGCTAAGTTATTTGTTCCGCTTTTCAATAAGCAAGCGCCGCTAGAAGATGGAACATTAAAGGATAAGATAAGCGCCTACACTCAAACAGTAGGTTTTCAACTAGATAAGATATTTGTGATTGACGGCAGTAAAAGATCTACTAAAGCAAATGCATACTTCAGCGGTTTTGGAAGTGAGAAACGCGTGACTTTGTACGATACTTTAATTGACCAATTAAGTGAAGAAGAAATTGTTGCCGTGCTTGCTCATGAGGTAGGACATTATAAAAGAAAGCACATTATTTACAACTTGATCGCTGGAACTTTAACCACTGGATTTACCTTATGGCTATTTTCTATTTTTGTAGACAATACAGTGCTTGCCGAAGCCTTGGGAGTTGGTATACCATCGTTTCATATAGGACTAGTCGCCTTCGGACTGCTCTACTCTCCTATCTCAACGGTTACTGGGATTTTAATGAGCTTGCTTTCTAGGAGATTTGAATATCAAGCAGATTATTATGCTAAATCTACCTATAAAAAAGAACCACTCATTAGTGGTTTAAAAACGCTTAATAA is drawn from Nonlabens dokdonensis DSW-6 and contains these coding sequences:
- a CDS encoding mechanosensitive ion channel family protein; its protein translation is MKIEHILYDYLIETGVSEATAGYLNAAALLIGLLILALLLDVVIKRIIIGVFARFAGKTRTNFDDLLIQNNVPRNVAHIVPLLLVLEFIPQVLVDFPYVENLIEKGLQVFGIILTLWIVRSILGTFKDYFKTLPRFNDKPIDSYIQVFMIFAWIIGTLSAFAIITGIEFIKFVTTIGTASAIIILVFRDTILGFVASIQVSVNDMVRIGDWVTFEKYGADGDVIEINLSTVKVQNFDLTITTIPTYALISDSFKNWRGMQNSGGRRIKRALSIKLDSISYLTSNEVDKLKEIELISSYLESRQADINSFNENNEINKAALINGRNLTNIGVFRKYMQTYIENHSGVNKDMMIMVRQLPPGAHGIPIEMYAFSSDKRWKNYEYIMADIFDHLIAAVPYFNLELYELPSNSSFKGLISEPTSK
- a CDS encoding NAD(P)/FAD-dependent oxidoreductase, with the protein product MKENQPSIAIIGAGVSGLTAAITLQKAGYQTTIYEANSFVGGRVHSDVSRSQILDHGFQVMLDAYPAVQEFLDVEALKLRKFVPGSIVFKDGKKYRLGDASRNSSFLWSTIVAGVGSIKDKWLVFSLSRKLKQKSVQEIFSSPEVTTLAYLQDYGFSAKMINSFFKPFYAGIFLETELATSSRMFEFVFKMFTEGNATIPAQGIKAIPEQLAAQLPKESLILGKNVSSIVGNEITFENGEKATADFTIIATPAGKLVPNLANQEQNWHQVTVLYLDTDHTGFDEAIIGLVTNEDSLINNFHFLQDVFDDHKNIISVSVVKKHTLNNEQLTERVIKELREETDIKASSLIKMFHINKALPQLNSLNNCMHPTETQLTEHVFLAGDHLSNGSLNAAMLNGKAAAQAVMSKIDGSVLL
- a CDS encoding PhnA domain-containing protein gives rise to the protein MSELLKQLEERSGNACELCGATDSLEQKVHLDVYEVPDSPKNVKDTSILACETCRTQLEDESLVDPNHWRALNDSMWSPVPAVQVVVYRMLDQLRPHGWPVDLIDMMYMEEDTKQWAEDGIQRGPKIIHKDVNGNILQRGDSIVLIKDLDVKGAGFTAKRGTPVRNITLVYDNAGQVEGRVNGINIVILTEYVKKTSKDE
- a CDS encoding TrmH family RNA methyltransferase, whose amino-acid sequence is MKHISSPHNAIVRHVEQLQRKSKTRKKEGLFIIEGHREIQLAVRGGFEIEKLLVCGSILLENEDYTPQDVYQKLDIDTTPEVISVTSEVYEKIAYRSGTEGCIAFAKAKSLSLSDLQLTEQPLILIAESVEKPGNLGALLRTADAAKVDAVIIANPTGDLYNPNVVRSSLGCVFTVPTAMGTTKEVTDFLKKSSIDLYAATLQSSERYDAIDYKKGSAIAVGTEATGLSEELRAAATANIIIPMSGEIDSMNVSVSAAILIFEAKRQRDFK
- a CDS encoding mechanosensitive ion channel family protein encodes the protein MLLPSQPEDVDLSQTITETTVSYYEQFIAFIPRLGLGLAIIILGILIATLLGNITRKSVRFRTKDPLMSRFLGKAIRVMFIIIFIMIALRAAGLGDISAGILATAGASAVVLGFAFKDIGQNFIAGIILSFNRPFNVNDTVEIGDNFGRIKELGFRHTKLKTFDGKDVYIPNSDVITTPVTNYTEDGFFRWDFIVGVDYDDDINGAKATIMEALNADPKVVTDEEHVNYVIEDELATSTVNLKVFFWVDTFDFGRIANTTRGRVIGNVMRALMKEGYYLPADIQEIKLYGRDSELPLSLQDKRDTKNA
- a CDS encoding alpha/beta hydrolase; the encoded protein is MKRTLFIILLICISCKEKKEDTPKDPVNVEIISTEDYELHKVKKSTKLLIVFPGGGTTSQETKADFKILDKATSQGMSVLLMNFGRLYLDESTTTALSSLLEKAVEDHQLPTDHIIMGGMSIGGSTSLMLANHLHKTESKVAPDKTFIIDSPIDLYALYESSKKDVLRTDFSERRLAEPKFLVDLFENNFKGTTTVLDNIQEVSPVTLKTDNFENIKYLKNESLLFYTEPDTLWLKETRQVDFESSNAYTIQKTAALLNKSGWENVELIQTKNKGFRSDGTRNPHSWSIVDVDEFLEWVEKK
- a CDS encoding DUF3817 domain-containing protein, encoding MLKFFKYLAIVEGYSFLFILFLTMPLKYLGGILLPNKIMGMAHGFLFLAYVVVAIVVGQMLKWKFKDQLIVLAMSVVPFGTFWMEEKYLEKEIEKAA
- a CDS encoding M48 family metallopeptidase, which translates into the protein MTYTTIFYTIIGILIFDFLLERILGFLNYTWYSKPVPKELEDVYDDAEYQKSQDYKKTNFKFGLISSTFSFIGILVFLFLDGFAFVDELARSYVDHEIWVALVFFGIIMLASEIISLPFSIYGIFVIEEQFGFNKTTVKTFILDKIKGYLLTAVLGGGLIALIIFCYNWAGDNFWWYVWILIFAISLFMNMFYAKLFVPLFNKQAPLEDGTLKDKISAYTQTVGFQLDKIFVIDGSKRSTKANAYFSGFGSEKRVTLYDTLIDQLSEEEIVAVLAHEVGHYKRKHIIYNLIAGTLTTGFTLWLFSIFVDNTVLAEALGVGIPSFHIGLVAFGLLYSPISTVTGILMSLLSRRFEYQADYYAKSTYKKEPLISGLKTLNKTSLSNLTPHPAYVWFHYSHPSLQQRIAAMNSDNIY